Proteins found in one Populus alba chromosome 14, ASM523922v2, whole genome shotgun sequence genomic segment:
- the LOC118041241 gene encoding uncharacterized protein isoform X3, producing the protein MDDFFSSVLAFLLLLMEQGFKFQPTNEELISKYLVPKTRGGIMGGFPMAVVNLCEHEPWDLPGKSIIKFAGQVTWYFLCPRDLRGKADHRRKTKAGNWKSTSEPKSITSEHSKKKIGVVRTLRFYEKQVITGWMIYEFDLIDKSSQFKKGQYVLCKLEWESKGEKNKKGEQSHHIAPVSHSEVQPSQSMDSDSENINLSEMPMRYSPCDESELSHHAGSHFGNQNPSELMNNSARQLSELSHHMASEFRNHNSNNLMPNLVYDGSGSSHSTVFNCEDLYWNQPTVDSAYNGSESPYMAFDSENQNPNELLTFDNSASNVSKNHDMAFGLANHNPNVSLTVDNSTSNVRESHHMALVLENQNLNNSISILTCENSLMASRVLENQEPLFPPCSFINQSTYDKRESSSLMDFDFETQNLVKEFDISVFGEGVWSNTTATPPDFGNQNPCKKTDMSTLEEGYSNYYNFSSSDNDLADVALPEQVSPGLQAGIEGCFEQENCLNPALVQLPACMEESHSFRGFGTLENQEPFFPHCSFINQATYDNSESSSLMNFDFGNQIPVKEFDISAFGEGVWSNTTATPMDFGNQNPCKKTDMSTLENGYSSYNNFSSSDNDLADVALPEVSPGLQAGIEGWCFEQANCPDPALVQLPACMEESHSFRGFGTLENQEPFFPPCSFINQATYDNSESSSLMNFDFGNQIPVKEFDISAFGEGVWSNTTATPTDFGNQNPCKKTDMSTLEKGYPSYYNFSSSDNDLADVALPEVRTKYHALQILFNFCFGVRVATPKLILTLHDTSSR; encoded by the exons ATGGACGACTTTTTCTCATCAG TCCTGGCATTCTTACTGCTATTAATGGAACAAGGATTCAAATTTCAGCCAACcaatgaagaattaataagcAAGTATCTGGTGCCGAAAACCCGTGGTGGTATCATGGGAGGCTTTCCCATGGCAGTCGTTAACCTTTGCGAGCATGAGCCATGGGATCTACCTG GTAAATCCATTATAAAGTTTGCTGGTCAAGTAACGTGGTATTTCTTATGCCCTCGCGATCTTAGGGGAAAAGCTGATCACCGCAGAAAAACCAAGGCCGGAAACTGGAAATCGACCAGCGAGCCAAAGTCAATAACGTCTGAGCATTCTAAGAAAAAGATTGGGGTAGTGAGGACTTTGAGATTCTATGAAAAACAAGTGATTACTGGTTGGATGATATACGAATTTGACCTCATCGACAAATCTAGCCAGTTTAAAAAG GGGCAATATGTTCTCTGTAAACTGGAGTGGGAGTCAAAAGGAGAGAAGAACAAGAAAGGTGAACAAAGCCACCATATAGCTCCAGTCTCTCATTCTGAAGTTCAACCAAGTCAGAGTATGGATTCTGATTCTGAAAACATAAACCTAAGTGAGATGCCTATGAGATATTCACCTTGTGATGAAAGTGAATTAAGCCATCATGCGGGTTCCCATtttggaaatcaaaatccaagtgAGCTGATGAATAATTCAGCTCGCCAACTTAGTGAGTTAAGCCACCATATGGCTTCTGAGTTTAGAAACCATAACTCAAATAACCTAATGCCTAATTTAGTTTATGATGGAAGTGGGTCAAGCCACTCCACGGTTTTTAATTGTGAAGATCTATATTGGAATCAGCCTACAGTTGATTCAGCTTATAATGGAAGCGAAAGCCCTTACATGGCTTTCGATTCtgaaaatcaaaacccaaatgAGCTGCTTACCTTTGATAATTCAGCTTCTAATGTCAGCAAAAACCATGACATGGCTTTTGGTTTGGCAAATCATAACCCGAATGTGTCGCTGACAGTTGATAATTCAACTTCTAATGTCAGGGAAAGTCATCATATGGCTTTAGTTTtggaaaatcaaaatctaaacaATAGTATTTCTATATTAACTTGTGAGAATTCTTTAATGGCTTCTCGTGTTTTGGAAAATCAAGAACCATTATTTCCACCTTGTAGTTTTATAAACCAGTCAACGTATGATAAGAGAGAATCAAGTAGCCTaatggattttgattttgaaactcAAAATCTAGTAAAGGAATTCGATATATCAGTCTTCGGTGAAGGTGTATGGAGTAATACCACAGCAACTCCTCCGGATTTTGGAAATCAAAATCCTTGTAAGAAGACTGATATGTCAACCCTTGAAGAAGGTTATTCGAATTACTATAACTTCTCTTCTTCAGATAATGATCTAGCTGATGTGGCGCTTCCAGAG CAGGTAAGCCCTGGACTACAAGCAGGGATAGAAGGGTGTTTCGAGCAAGAAAACTGCCTCAACCCTGCACTTGTCCAGCTTCCTGCGTGCATGGAGGAAAGCCACTCCTTCAGGGGCTTTGGTACCTTGGAAAATCAAGAACCATTCTTTCCACATTGTAGTTTTATAAACCAGGCAACGTATGATAATAGTGAATCGAGTAGCctaatgaattttgattttggaaATCAAATTCCAGTAAAGGAATTCGATATATCAGCCTTCGGTGAAGGTGTATGGAGTAATACCACAGCAACTCCAATGGATTTTGGAAATCAAAATCCTTGTAAGAAGACTGATATGTCAACCCTTGAAAATGGTTATTCGAGTTACAATAACTTCTCTTCTTCAGATAATGATCTAGCTGATGTGGCGCTTCCAGAG GTAAGCCCTGGACTACAAGCAGGGATAGAAGGGTGGTGTTTCGAGCAAGCAAACTGCCCCGACCCTGCACTTGTCCAGCTTCCTGCGTGCATGGAGGAAAGCCACTCCTTCAGGGGCTTTGGTACCTTGGAAAATCAAGAGCCTTTCTTTCCACCTTGTAGTTTTATAAACCAGGCAACGTATGATAATAGTGAATCAAGTAGCctaatgaattttgattttggaaATCAAATTCCAGTAAAGGAATTCGATATATCAGCCTTCGGTGAAGGTGTATGGAGTAATACCACAGCAACTCCAACGGATTTTGGAAATCAAAATCCTTGTAAGAAGACTGATATGTCAACCCTTGAAAAAGGTTATCCGAGTTACTATAACTTCTCTTCTTCAGATAATGATCTAGCTGATGTGGCGCTTCCAGAGGTAAGAACTAAATACCATGCATTAcagattctttttaatttttgttttggggttcGAGTAGCAACCCCAAAGCTTATTCTTACTTTACATGATACTTCCAGCAGGTAA
- the LOC118041241 gene encoding uncharacterized protein isoform X1 has translation MDDFFSSVLAFLLLLMEQGFKFQPTNEELISKYLVPKTRGGIMGGFPMAVVNLCEHEPWDLPGKSIIKFAGQVTWYFLCPRDLRGKADHRRKTKAGNWKSTSEPKSITSEHSKKKIGVVRTLRFYEKQVITGWMIYEFDLIDKSSQFKKGQYVLCKLEWESKGEKNKKGEQSHHIAPVSHSEVQPSQSMDSDSENINLSEMPMRYSPCDESELSHHAGSHFGNQNPSELMNNSARQLSELSHHMASEFRNHNSNNLMPNLVYDGSGSSHSTVFNCEDLYWNQPTVDSAYNGSESPYMAFDSENQNPNELLTFDNSASNVSKNHDMAFGLANHNPNVSLTVDNSTSNVRESHHMALVLENQNLNNSISILTCENSLMASRVLENQEPLFPPCSFINQSTYDKRESSSLMDFDFETQNLVKEFDISVFGEGVWSNTTATPPDFGNQNPCKKTDMSTLEEGYSNYYNFSSSDNDLADVALPEQVSPGLQAGIEGCFEQENCLNPALVQLPACMEESHSFRGFGTLENQEPFFPHCSFINQATYDNSESSSLMNFDFGNQIPVKEFDISAFGEGVWSNTTATPMDFGNQNPCKKTDMSTLENGYSSYNNFSSSDNDLADVALPEQVSPGLQAGIEGWCFEQANCPDPALVQLPACMEESHSFRGFGTLENQEPFFPPCSFINQATYDNSESSSLMNFDFGNQIPVKEFDISAFGEGVWSNTTATPTDFGNQNPCKKTDMSTLEKGYPSYYNFSSSDNDLADVALPEVRTKYHALQILFNFCFGVRVATPKLILTLHDTSSR, from the exons ATGGACGACTTTTTCTCATCAG TCCTGGCATTCTTACTGCTATTAATGGAACAAGGATTCAAATTTCAGCCAACcaatgaagaattaataagcAAGTATCTGGTGCCGAAAACCCGTGGTGGTATCATGGGAGGCTTTCCCATGGCAGTCGTTAACCTTTGCGAGCATGAGCCATGGGATCTACCTG GTAAATCCATTATAAAGTTTGCTGGTCAAGTAACGTGGTATTTCTTATGCCCTCGCGATCTTAGGGGAAAAGCTGATCACCGCAGAAAAACCAAGGCCGGAAACTGGAAATCGACCAGCGAGCCAAAGTCAATAACGTCTGAGCATTCTAAGAAAAAGATTGGGGTAGTGAGGACTTTGAGATTCTATGAAAAACAAGTGATTACTGGTTGGATGATATACGAATTTGACCTCATCGACAAATCTAGCCAGTTTAAAAAG GGGCAATATGTTCTCTGTAAACTGGAGTGGGAGTCAAAAGGAGAGAAGAACAAGAAAGGTGAACAAAGCCACCATATAGCTCCAGTCTCTCATTCTGAAGTTCAACCAAGTCAGAGTATGGATTCTGATTCTGAAAACATAAACCTAAGTGAGATGCCTATGAGATATTCACCTTGTGATGAAAGTGAATTAAGCCATCATGCGGGTTCCCATtttggaaatcaaaatccaagtgAGCTGATGAATAATTCAGCTCGCCAACTTAGTGAGTTAAGCCACCATATGGCTTCTGAGTTTAGAAACCATAACTCAAATAACCTAATGCCTAATTTAGTTTATGATGGAAGTGGGTCAAGCCACTCCACGGTTTTTAATTGTGAAGATCTATATTGGAATCAGCCTACAGTTGATTCAGCTTATAATGGAAGCGAAAGCCCTTACATGGCTTTCGATTCtgaaaatcaaaacccaaatgAGCTGCTTACCTTTGATAATTCAGCTTCTAATGTCAGCAAAAACCATGACATGGCTTTTGGTTTGGCAAATCATAACCCGAATGTGTCGCTGACAGTTGATAATTCAACTTCTAATGTCAGGGAAAGTCATCATATGGCTTTAGTTTtggaaaatcaaaatctaaacaATAGTATTTCTATATTAACTTGTGAGAATTCTTTAATGGCTTCTCGTGTTTTGGAAAATCAAGAACCATTATTTCCACCTTGTAGTTTTATAAACCAGTCAACGTATGATAAGAGAGAATCAAGTAGCCTaatggattttgattttgaaactcAAAATCTAGTAAAGGAATTCGATATATCAGTCTTCGGTGAAGGTGTATGGAGTAATACCACAGCAACTCCTCCGGATTTTGGAAATCAAAATCCTTGTAAGAAGACTGATATGTCAACCCTTGAAGAAGGTTATTCGAATTACTATAACTTCTCTTCTTCAGATAATGATCTAGCTGATGTGGCGCTTCCAGAG CAGGTAAGCCCTGGACTACAAGCAGGGATAGAAGGGTGTTTCGAGCAAGAAAACTGCCTCAACCCTGCACTTGTCCAGCTTCCTGCGTGCATGGAGGAAAGCCACTCCTTCAGGGGCTTTGGTACCTTGGAAAATCAAGAACCATTCTTTCCACATTGTAGTTTTATAAACCAGGCAACGTATGATAATAGTGAATCGAGTAGCctaatgaattttgattttggaaATCAAATTCCAGTAAAGGAATTCGATATATCAGCCTTCGGTGAAGGTGTATGGAGTAATACCACAGCAACTCCAATGGATTTTGGAAATCAAAATCCTTGTAAGAAGACTGATATGTCAACCCTTGAAAATGGTTATTCGAGTTACAATAACTTCTCTTCTTCAGATAATGATCTAGCTGATGTGGCGCTTCCAGAG CAGGTAAGCCCTGGACTACAAGCAGGGATAGAAGGGTGGTGTTTCGAGCAAGCAAACTGCCCCGACCCTGCACTTGTCCAGCTTCCTGCGTGCATGGAGGAAAGCCACTCCTTCAGGGGCTTTGGTACCTTGGAAAATCAAGAGCCTTTCTTTCCACCTTGTAGTTTTATAAACCAGGCAACGTATGATAATAGTGAATCAAGTAGCctaatgaattttgattttggaaATCAAATTCCAGTAAAGGAATTCGATATATCAGCCTTCGGTGAAGGTGTATGGAGTAATACCACAGCAACTCCAACGGATTTTGGAAATCAAAATCCTTGTAAGAAGACTGATATGTCAACCCTTGAAAAAGGTTATCCGAGTTACTATAACTTCTCTTCTTCAGATAATGATCTAGCTGATGTGGCGCTTCCAGAGGTAAGAACTAAATACCATGCATTAcagattctttttaatttttgttttggggttcGAGTAGCAACCCCAAAGCTTATTCTTACTTTACATGATACTTCCAGCAGGTAA
- the LOC118041241 gene encoding uncharacterized protein isoform X2 yields the protein MDDFFSSVLAFLLLLMEQGFKFQPTNEELISKYLVPKTRGGIMGGFPMAVVNLCEHEPWDLPGKSIIKFAGQVTWYFLCPRDLRGKADHRRKTKAGNWKSTSEPKSITSEHSKKKIGVVRTLRFYEKQVITGWMIYEFDLIDKSSQFKKGQYVLCKLEWESKGEKNKKGEQSHHIAPVSHSEVQPSQSMDSDSENINLSEMPMRYSPCDESELSHHAGSHFGNQNPSELMNNSARQLSELSHHMASEFRNHNSNNLMPNLVYDGSGSSHSTVFNCEDLYWNQPTVDSAYNGSESPYMAFDSENQNPNELLTFDNSASNVSKNHDMAFGLANHNPNVSLTVDNSTSNVRESHHMALVLENQNLNNSISILTCENSLMASRVLENQEPLFPPCSFINQSTYDKRESSSLMDFDFETQNLVKEFDISVFGEGVWSNTTATPPDFGNQNPCKKTDMSTLEEGYSNYYNFSSSDNDLADVALPEQVSPGLQAGIEGCFEQENCLNPALVQLPACMEESHSFRGFGTLENQEPFFPHCSFINQATYDNSESSSLMNFDFGNQIPVKEFDISAFGEGVWSNTTATPMDFGNQNPCKKTDMSTLENGYSSYNNFSSSDNDLADVALPEQVSPGLQAGIEGWCFEQANCPDPALVQLPACMEESHSFRGFGTLENQEPFFPPCSFINQATYDNSESSSLMNFDFGNQIPVKEFDISAFGEGVWSNTTATPTDFGNQNPCKKTDMSTLEKGYPSYYNFSSSDNDLADVALPEQVSLGLQAGIEGWCFEQENCPNPALVQLPFLGYE from the exons ATGGACGACTTTTTCTCATCAG TCCTGGCATTCTTACTGCTATTAATGGAACAAGGATTCAAATTTCAGCCAACcaatgaagaattaataagcAAGTATCTGGTGCCGAAAACCCGTGGTGGTATCATGGGAGGCTTTCCCATGGCAGTCGTTAACCTTTGCGAGCATGAGCCATGGGATCTACCTG GTAAATCCATTATAAAGTTTGCTGGTCAAGTAACGTGGTATTTCTTATGCCCTCGCGATCTTAGGGGAAAAGCTGATCACCGCAGAAAAACCAAGGCCGGAAACTGGAAATCGACCAGCGAGCCAAAGTCAATAACGTCTGAGCATTCTAAGAAAAAGATTGGGGTAGTGAGGACTTTGAGATTCTATGAAAAACAAGTGATTACTGGTTGGATGATATACGAATTTGACCTCATCGACAAATCTAGCCAGTTTAAAAAG GGGCAATATGTTCTCTGTAAACTGGAGTGGGAGTCAAAAGGAGAGAAGAACAAGAAAGGTGAACAAAGCCACCATATAGCTCCAGTCTCTCATTCTGAAGTTCAACCAAGTCAGAGTATGGATTCTGATTCTGAAAACATAAACCTAAGTGAGATGCCTATGAGATATTCACCTTGTGATGAAAGTGAATTAAGCCATCATGCGGGTTCCCATtttggaaatcaaaatccaagtgAGCTGATGAATAATTCAGCTCGCCAACTTAGTGAGTTAAGCCACCATATGGCTTCTGAGTTTAGAAACCATAACTCAAATAACCTAATGCCTAATTTAGTTTATGATGGAAGTGGGTCAAGCCACTCCACGGTTTTTAATTGTGAAGATCTATATTGGAATCAGCCTACAGTTGATTCAGCTTATAATGGAAGCGAAAGCCCTTACATGGCTTTCGATTCtgaaaatcaaaacccaaatgAGCTGCTTACCTTTGATAATTCAGCTTCTAATGTCAGCAAAAACCATGACATGGCTTTTGGTTTGGCAAATCATAACCCGAATGTGTCGCTGACAGTTGATAATTCAACTTCTAATGTCAGGGAAAGTCATCATATGGCTTTAGTTTtggaaaatcaaaatctaaacaATAGTATTTCTATATTAACTTGTGAGAATTCTTTAATGGCTTCTCGTGTTTTGGAAAATCAAGAACCATTATTTCCACCTTGTAGTTTTATAAACCAGTCAACGTATGATAAGAGAGAATCAAGTAGCCTaatggattttgattttgaaactcAAAATCTAGTAAAGGAATTCGATATATCAGTCTTCGGTGAAGGTGTATGGAGTAATACCACAGCAACTCCTCCGGATTTTGGAAATCAAAATCCTTGTAAGAAGACTGATATGTCAACCCTTGAAGAAGGTTATTCGAATTACTATAACTTCTCTTCTTCAGATAATGATCTAGCTGATGTGGCGCTTCCAGAG CAGGTAAGCCCTGGACTACAAGCAGGGATAGAAGGGTGTTTCGAGCAAGAAAACTGCCTCAACCCTGCACTTGTCCAGCTTCCTGCGTGCATGGAGGAAAGCCACTCCTTCAGGGGCTTTGGTACCTTGGAAAATCAAGAACCATTCTTTCCACATTGTAGTTTTATAAACCAGGCAACGTATGATAATAGTGAATCGAGTAGCctaatgaattttgattttggaaATCAAATTCCAGTAAAGGAATTCGATATATCAGCCTTCGGTGAAGGTGTATGGAGTAATACCACAGCAACTCCAATGGATTTTGGAAATCAAAATCCTTGTAAGAAGACTGATATGTCAACCCTTGAAAATGGTTATTCGAGTTACAATAACTTCTCTTCTTCAGATAATGATCTAGCTGATGTGGCGCTTCCAGAG CAGGTAAGCCCTGGACTACAAGCAGGGATAGAAGGGTGGTGTTTCGAGCAAGCAAACTGCCCCGACCCTGCACTTGTCCAGCTTCCTGCGTGCATGGAGGAAAGCCACTCCTTCAGGGGCTTTGGTACCTTGGAAAATCAAGAGCCTTTCTTTCCACCTTGTAGTTTTATAAACCAGGCAACGTATGATAATAGTGAATCAAGTAGCctaatgaattttgattttggaaATCAAATTCCAGTAAAGGAATTCGATATATCAGCCTTCGGTGAAGGTGTATGGAGTAATACCACAGCAACTCCAACGGATTTTGGAAATCAAAATCCTTGTAAGAAGACTGATATGTCAACCCTTGAAAAAGGTTATCCGAGTTACTATAACTTCTCTTCTTCAGATAATGATCTAGCTGATGTGGCGCTTCCAGAG CAGGTAAGCCTTGGACTACAAGCTGGGATAGAAGGGTGGTGTTTCGAGCAAGAAAACTGTCCCAACCCTGCACTTGTCCAGCTTCCTTTTCTGGGGTACGAGTAG
- the LOC118041241 gene encoding uncharacterized protein isoform X5, with product MDDFFSSVLAFLLLLMEQGFKFQPTNEELISKYLVPKTRGGIMGGFPMAVVNLCEHEPWDLPGKSIIKFAGQVTWYFLCPRDLRGKADHRRKTKAGNWKSTSEPKSITSEHSKKKIGVVRTLRFYEKQVITGWMIYEFDLIDKSSQFKKGQYVLCKLEWESKGEKNKKGEQSHHIAPVSHSEVQPSQSMDSDSENINLSEMPMRYSPCDESELSHHAGSHFGNQNPSELMNNSARQLSELSHHMASEFRNHNSNNLMPNLVYDGSGSSHSTVFNCEDLYWNQPTVDSAYNGSESPYMAFDSENQNPNELLTFDNSASNVSKNHDMAFGLANHNPNVSLTVDNSTSNVRESHHMALVLENQNLNNSISILTCENSLMASRVLENQEPLFPPCSFINQSTYDKRESSSLMDFDFETQNLVKEFDISVFGEGVWSNTTATPPDFGNQNPCKKTDMSTLEEGYSNYYNFSSSDNDLADVALPEQVSPGLQAGIEGCFEQENCLNPALVQLPACMEESHSFRGFGTLENQEPFFPHCSFINQATYDNSESSSLMNFDFGNQIPVKEFDISAFGEGVWSNTTATPMDFGNQNPCKKTDMSTLENGYSSYNNFSSSDNDLADVALPEQVSPGLQAGIEGWCFEQANCPDPALVQLPACMEESHSFRGFGTLENQEPFFPPCSFINQATYDNSESSSLMNFDFGNQIPVKEFDISAFGEGVWSNTTATPTDFGNQNPCKKTDMSTLEKGYPSYYNFSSSDNDLADVALPEVSLGLQAGIEGWCFEQENCPNPALVQLPFLGYE from the exons ATGGACGACTTTTTCTCATCAG TCCTGGCATTCTTACTGCTATTAATGGAACAAGGATTCAAATTTCAGCCAACcaatgaagaattaataagcAAGTATCTGGTGCCGAAAACCCGTGGTGGTATCATGGGAGGCTTTCCCATGGCAGTCGTTAACCTTTGCGAGCATGAGCCATGGGATCTACCTG GTAAATCCATTATAAAGTTTGCTGGTCAAGTAACGTGGTATTTCTTATGCCCTCGCGATCTTAGGGGAAAAGCTGATCACCGCAGAAAAACCAAGGCCGGAAACTGGAAATCGACCAGCGAGCCAAAGTCAATAACGTCTGAGCATTCTAAGAAAAAGATTGGGGTAGTGAGGACTTTGAGATTCTATGAAAAACAAGTGATTACTGGTTGGATGATATACGAATTTGACCTCATCGACAAATCTAGCCAGTTTAAAAAG GGGCAATATGTTCTCTGTAAACTGGAGTGGGAGTCAAAAGGAGAGAAGAACAAGAAAGGTGAACAAAGCCACCATATAGCTCCAGTCTCTCATTCTGAAGTTCAACCAAGTCAGAGTATGGATTCTGATTCTGAAAACATAAACCTAAGTGAGATGCCTATGAGATATTCACCTTGTGATGAAAGTGAATTAAGCCATCATGCGGGTTCCCATtttggaaatcaaaatccaagtgAGCTGATGAATAATTCAGCTCGCCAACTTAGTGAGTTAAGCCACCATATGGCTTCTGAGTTTAGAAACCATAACTCAAATAACCTAATGCCTAATTTAGTTTATGATGGAAGTGGGTCAAGCCACTCCACGGTTTTTAATTGTGAAGATCTATATTGGAATCAGCCTACAGTTGATTCAGCTTATAATGGAAGCGAAAGCCCTTACATGGCTTTCGATTCtgaaaatcaaaacccaaatgAGCTGCTTACCTTTGATAATTCAGCTTCTAATGTCAGCAAAAACCATGACATGGCTTTTGGTTTGGCAAATCATAACCCGAATGTGTCGCTGACAGTTGATAATTCAACTTCTAATGTCAGGGAAAGTCATCATATGGCTTTAGTTTtggaaaatcaaaatctaaacaATAGTATTTCTATATTAACTTGTGAGAATTCTTTAATGGCTTCTCGTGTTTTGGAAAATCAAGAACCATTATTTCCACCTTGTAGTTTTATAAACCAGTCAACGTATGATAAGAGAGAATCAAGTAGCCTaatggattttgattttgaaactcAAAATCTAGTAAAGGAATTCGATATATCAGTCTTCGGTGAAGGTGTATGGAGTAATACCACAGCAACTCCTCCGGATTTTGGAAATCAAAATCCTTGTAAGAAGACTGATATGTCAACCCTTGAAGAAGGTTATTCGAATTACTATAACTTCTCTTCTTCAGATAATGATCTAGCTGATGTGGCGCTTCCAGAG CAGGTAAGCCCTGGACTACAAGCAGGGATAGAAGGGTGTTTCGAGCAAGAAAACTGCCTCAACCCTGCACTTGTCCAGCTTCCTGCGTGCATGGAGGAAAGCCACTCCTTCAGGGGCTTTGGTACCTTGGAAAATCAAGAACCATTCTTTCCACATTGTAGTTTTATAAACCAGGCAACGTATGATAATAGTGAATCGAGTAGCctaatgaattttgattttggaaATCAAATTCCAGTAAAGGAATTCGATATATCAGCCTTCGGTGAAGGTGTATGGAGTAATACCACAGCAACTCCAATGGATTTTGGAAATCAAAATCCTTGTAAGAAGACTGATATGTCAACCCTTGAAAATGGTTATTCGAGTTACAATAACTTCTCTTCTTCAGATAATGATCTAGCTGATGTGGCGCTTCCAGAG CAGGTAAGCCCTGGACTACAAGCAGGGATAGAAGGGTGGTGTTTCGAGCAAGCAAACTGCCCCGACCCTGCACTTGTCCAGCTTCCTGCGTGCATGGAGGAAAGCCACTCCTTCAGGGGCTTTGGTACCTTGGAAAATCAAGAGCCTTTCTTTCCACCTTGTAGTTTTATAAACCAGGCAACGTATGATAATAGTGAATCAAGTAGCctaatgaattttgattttggaaATCAAATTCCAGTAAAGGAATTCGATATATCAGCCTTCGGTGAAGGTGTATGGAGTAATACCACAGCAACTCCAACGGATTTTGGAAATCAAAATCCTTGTAAGAAGACTGATATGTCAACCCTTGAAAAAGGTTATCCGAGTTACTATAACTTCTCTTCTTCAGATAATGATCTAGCTGATGTGGCGCTTCCAGAG GTAAGCCTTGGACTACAAGCTGGGATAGAAGGGTGGTGTTTCGAGCAAGAAAACTGTCCCAACCCTGCACTTGTCCAGCTTCCTTTTCTGGGGTACGAGTAG